The proteins below are encoded in one region of Ricinus communis isolate WT05 ecotype wild-type chromosome 6, ASM1957865v1, whole genome shotgun sequence:
- the LOC8259514 gene encoding vitellogenin-2 isoform X2, translated as MKENHKHTEATGRRRSSCNSNSNRKPLSDCINIINSRNPAQSSSSTSTKNSTSFIKPTNDNTSLNPSAVSVNSVSTPSRAPKPSSDKGNASASPSREAFEPHSVYSRRQSADKRKGKRKAIAEPMSCFPALKTQFTGSSVRESLKKMMPSMLCPRILLRDKGLTLQKSMLLNCRRRKLLQLMNWTE; from the exons ATGAAAGAAAATCACAAGCATACGGAAGCTACAGGACGAAGAAGAAGCAGTTGCAACAGTAATAGTAATAGAAAACCCCTCTCAGATTGCATAAACATCATTAATTCTAGAAACCCAGCtcaatcttcttcttccacATCCACTAAAAACTCCACGTCTTTTATCAAACCCACAAACGACAATACTTCATTAAACCCTAGTGCTGTTTCGGTGAACTCAGTTTCCACGCCTTCTCGAGCTCCGAAACCCTCTTCTGATAAGG GTAATGCTAGTGCTAGTCCTAGTCGTGAGGCTTTTGAGCCGCATTCAGTCTACAGTCGGAGACAATCTGCAGATAAGAGGAAGGGTAAAAGGAAGGCAATTGCTGAGCCTATGAGTTGCTTTCCTGCTCTAAAAACTCAATTTACTGG AAGCAGCGTCAGAGAATCCCTAAAGAAGATGATGCCAAGTATGCTCTGCCCCAGGATTTTATTGAGAGACAAAGGGCTTACTTTGCAGAAATCGATGCTTTTGAACTGCCGGAGGAGGAAGTtgcttcaattgatgaattggACTGAGTGA
- the LOC8259511 gene encoding APO protein 1, chloroplastic isoform X2 encodes MEFRSPQLSTLSSENLRLKFGLQQLQKGVPQISKTFICAYQRPRQKQNVNKQESYPQNVDLPPILPKKKKKPYPIPFRLIQKAARRDKKLAEMGIEKPLEPPKNGLLVSDLIPVAYEVLDAWKVLIKGVTQLSHVIPVYSCSECSEVHVAHTGHCIQDCLGQTSAKRHSFHSWIKGSIDDVLVPVESYHLYDPFGRRIKHETRFDYDRIPAVVELCIQAGVDKPEYPSRRRTNPVRMIGKKVIDRGGYVEEPTPWRSGNPTAPIDFDTYRACERFSPPSLEYVPRIAQETIDAFEIVRSGVRKLMRKYTVKACGYCSEVHVGPWGHNVKLCGEFKHQWRDGKHGWQDATLEEVFPPKYVWHVRDPKGPPLKGALKKFYGKAPAVVEMCMQAGAEIPEKYKPMMRLDIMIPETDEAKLVA; translated from the exons ATGGAGTTCAGAAGTCCTCAATTATCTACTCTAAGTTCAGAAAATCTTAGGTTGAAG TTTGGGCTTCAGCAGCTTCAGAAAGGCGTACCTCAAATTTCAAAGACTTTCATCTGTGCTTACCAGAGACCCAGACAAAAGCAAAATGTAAATAAACAAGAATCATATCCACAGAACGTGGATCTTCCACCCATActaccaaagaagaaaaagaagccaTATCCCATTCCTTTCAGGCTGATCCAGAAGGCTGCAAGGAGAGACAAAAAACTTGCAGAAATGGGTATTGAAAAGCCTCTTGAACCTCCAAAAAACGGATTACTGGTATCTGATCTTATTCCTGTAGCATATGAGGTGCTGGATGCTTGGAAAGTTTTGATAAAAGGAGTTACACAGCTCTCACATGTCATTCCTGTATATTCTTGCAG TGAGTGCTCGGAAGTTCATGTGGCCCATACAGGCCACTGCATCCAGGACTGTCTCGGTCAAACTAGTGCAAAGCGCCATAGTTTCCACTCATGGATCAAGGGTTCAATCGATGATGTTCTTGTCCCTGTTGAGTCATATCATCTATATGACCCCTTTGGCCGGCGCATTAAGCATGAAACTCGGTTTGACTACGACAGAATTCCAGCTGTTGTTGAACTCTGCATCCAGGCTGGTGTAGATAAACCAGAGTATCCTTCTCGCCGAAGAACAAATCCTGTCAGAATGATTGGAAAGAAAGTGATAGACAGAGGTGGATATGTTGAGGAGCCAACACCATGGCGTTCCGGAAATCCAACTGCCCCTATTGATTTTGATACTTATAGGGCTTGTGAGCGATTTTCACCTCCTTCATTGGAATATGTACCTAGGATTGCACAGGAGACAATTGATGCATTTGAAATTGTTAGATCGGGTGTGAGGAAGTTAATGAGGAAATACACTGTCAAGGCATGTGGGTATTGCTCAGAGGTTCATGTGGGACCTTGGGGTCACAATGTTAAGCTTTGTGGGGAATTCAAGCACCAGTGGAGGGATGGAAAACATGGTTGGCAGGATGCTACTCTTGAGGAAGTTTTCCCACCTAAATATGTGTGGCATGTTAGAGATCCCAAAGGGCCTCCTTTGAAGGGTGCACTCAAAAAGTTTTATGGCAAGGCTCCAGCTGTGGTTGAAATGTGCATGCAGGCTGGAGCAGAGATTCCTGAAAAGTACAAGCCTATGATGAGGCTTGATATTATGATACCTGAAACTGATGAAGCAAAGTTAGTTGCATGA
- the LOC8259514 gene encoding vitellogenin-2 isoform X1 — translation MKENHKHTEATGRRRSSCNSNSNRKPLSDCINIINSRNPAQSSSSTSTKNSTSFIKPTNDNTSLNPSAVSVNSVSTPSRAPKPSSDKGNASASPSREAFEPHSVYSRRQSADKRKGKRKAIAEPMSCFPALKTQFTGSEMNEREVTSLSKSCVLPYEKKQRQRIPKEDDAKYALPQDFIERQRAYFAEIDAFELPEEEVASIDELD, via the exons ATGAAAGAAAATCACAAGCATACGGAAGCTACAGGACGAAGAAGAAGCAGTTGCAACAGTAATAGTAATAGAAAACCCCTCTCAGATTGCATAAACATCATTAATTCTAGAAACCCAGCtcaatcttcttcttccacATCCACTAAAAACTCCACGTCTTTTATCAAACCCACAAACGACAATACTTCATTAAACCCTAGTGCTGTTTCGGTGAACTCAGTTTCCACGCCTTCTCGAGCTCCGAAACCCTCTTCTGATAAGG GTAATGCTAGTGCTAGTCCTAGTCGTGAGGCTTTTGAGCCGCATTCAGTCTACAGTCGGAGACAATCTGCAGATAAGAGGAAGGGTAAAAGGAAGGCAATTGCTGAGCCTATGAGTTGCTTTCCTGCTCTAAAAACTCAATTTACTGG GAGTGAAATGAATGAACGTGAAGTAACCAGTCTATCCAAATCGTGCGTGCTGCCTTACGAAAAG AAGCAGCGTCAGAGAATCCCTAAAGAAGATGATGCCAAGTATGCTCTGCCCCAGGATTTTATTGAGAGACAAAGGGCTTACTTTGCAGAAATCGATGCTTTTGAACTGCCGGAGGAGGAAGTtgcttcaattgatgaattggACTGA
- the LOC8259518 gene encoding protein NRT1/ PTR FAMILY 5.1, with product MESKGYTQDGTVDLHGRPVLASKTGKWKACAFLVGYEAFERMAFYGIASNLVNYLTTQLHEDTVASVRNVNNWSGSVWITPILGAYIADTYLGRYWTFTVSSLFYVMGMILLTMAVSLKFMKPTCINGVCNKATPSQIAFFYTSLYIIAIGAGGTKPNISTFGADQFDDFDPKEKKLKVSFFNWWMFSSFLGALVATLCLVYIQENMGWGLGYGIPTVGLILSLFIFYLGTPLYRHKVSKTKSPARDLIQVPIVAFRNRKLQLPTDPSRLHEFELQYYIDTGKRQVHHTPVFRCLDKAALKDGNTYDSSPPCTVTQVEGTKLVLGMILIWVVTLIPSTIWAQINTLFVKQGTTLDRGLGSNFQIPAASLGSFVTLSMLLSVPMYDRFFVPFMRKKTGNPRGITLLQRLGIGFVIQVTAIAIAYAVEVRRMHVIRVQHTRSPTEVVPMSIFWLLPQYVLLGIADVFNAIGLLEFFYDQSPEDMQSLGTTFFTSGIGAGNFLNSFLVTMVDKITGRGGGKSWIGNNLNDCHLDYYYGFLLVISTLNLGAFLWASSRFIYKKETIKVNEGCVQMEGKTLDTSPLGLQV from the exons ATGGAATCCAAAGGTTATACCCAAGATGGCACTGTTGATCTTCATGGCCGTCCTGTCCTCGCCTCCAAAACTGGCAAATGGAAAGCCTGTGCCTTTCTTGTTG GGTATGAAGCATTTGAGAGGATGGCTTTCTATGGAATAGCTTCAAATTTAGTGAATTACTTAACAACCCAACTTCATGAAGATACGGTTGCATCAGTGAGGAATGTAAACAACTGGTCAGGATCAGTATGGATTACACCAATTCTTGGTGCCTACATAGCAGATACTTACTTGGGTCGATATTGGACATTCACTGTTTCATCACTTTTTTATGTCATG GGAATGATATTACTGACAATGGCAGTTTCACTCAAGTTCATGAAACCGACATGCATAAATGGAGTATGCAACAAGGCAACTCCTTCCCAAATTGCATTTTTCTACACTTCTCTATACATTATAGCAATAGGGGCAGGGGGTACAAAGCCTAACATATCAACTTTTGGTGCTGATCAGTTTGATGATTTTGACCCTAAGGAGAAAAAGCTCAAGGTCTCTTTCTTTAACTGGTGGATGTTTAGCTCGTTTTTGGGAGCTCTAGTTGCCACTCTTTGCCTTGTTTACATTCAAGAAAACATGGGATGGGGTTTAGGATATGGTATTCCTACAGTCGGTCTTATATTATccctatttatattttatttagggacTCCATTATACAGACACAAAGTTAGTAAGACTAAGAGCCCCGCAAGGGATCTAATTCAAGTCCCCATTGTAGCCTTTAGAAACAGGAAGCTTCAGCTCCCTACTGATCCCTCACGGCTTCATGAGTTTGAGCTCCAATATTACATTGATACAGGAAAACGCCAAGTCCATCACACACCAGTGTTCAG GTGCTTGGATAAAGCTGCACTAAAAGATGGCAACACATACGATTCAAGCCCACCATGTACAGTCACTCAAGTGGAAGGGACAAAGCTTGTTCTTGGTATGATACTGATATGGGTAGTGACATTAATTCCAAGCACAATATGGGCGCAAATCAACACTCTTTTTGTCAAACAAGGCACAACTTTAGACCGCGGTCTTGGCTCTAACTTCCAAATTCCAGCTGCTTCATTAGGTAGCTTTGTCACACTCTCCATGCTTCTCTCTGTGCCAATGTATGATCGTTTCTTTGTTCCATTTATGCGTAAGAAAACGGGAAACCCAAGAGGAATTACATTGCTGCAAAGGCTTGGAATTGGATTTGTTATCCAAGTCACAGCCATTGCAATTGCTTATGCAGTTGAAGTTAGAAGAATGCATGTTATAAGGGTACAACACACTAGAAGTCCTACAGAAGTTGTTCCAATGAGCATATTTTGGCTATTGCCTCAATATGTTTTGTTAGGAATTGCAGATGTTTTTAATGCAATTGGGCTGCTAGAATTCTTCTATGACCAATCTCCTGAAGACATGCAAAGCCTTGGAACAACTTTCTTCACTAGTGGAATTGGAGCTGGGAATTTCTTGAACAGCTTTTTAGTGACAATGGTTGATAAGATTACAGGAAGAGGAGGAGGAAAGAGTTGGATTGGTAACAATTTGAATGATTGCCACTTGGATTATTACTATGGTTTCCTTTTAGTTATATCCACTCTTAATTTAGGAGCATTTTTATGGGCATCAAGTAGGTTTATATACAAGAAGGAAACTATTAAAGTTAATGAGGGTTGTGTCCAAATGGAAGGCAAAACCTTGGACACTTCTCCTCTAGGATTGCAAGTATAG
- the LOC8259516 gene encoding WRKY transcription factor 55 isoform X1 yields MDEFISLILHGVKLAKDLEPSLQNLATQQDMLSKLDEIIRVFITARKMLNAQDSSSHHQMLFRELQQQPNQVDQTIQDWLRTKSIMELFQTQAPLLEKKSSPGGGIDIDTVPTELGGSTGVQAMASSSLQRPRRRKDDGEKRTMRVPAPRMGNTEIPPEDGYTWRKYGQKEILASNYPRGYYRCTHQKLYHCPAKKQVQRLDDDPYTFEVTYRGDHTCHMSSTAPSIPPPPEFSQEMMQTMAAHHPPPWLEFSLGAGGSGGSSSSTGAGPSTTTTTVHEFPVADLADVMFNSGSSSTNSMELIFTSMEDKWDRGDKNN; encoded by the exons ATGGATGAGTTCATTTCTCTGATCCTTCATGGAGTCAAGTTAGCTAAAGATCTTGAACCAAGCCTACAAAACTTAGCTACCCAACAGGACATGCTTTCTAAGTTGGATGAAATCATTAGGGTTTTCATTACTGCTAGGAAAATGTTGAATGCTCAAGACTCAAGTTCGCACCATCAAATGCTGTTTCGTGAACTGCAGCAGCAACCTAATCAGGTTGATCAAACCATACAGGATTGGCTAAGGACCAAATcaattatggagttgtttcaAACGCAAGCACCGTTGCTAGAGAAAAAGTCATCTCCAGGTGGTGGGATAGATATTGATACTGTGCCGACAGAATTGGGTGGCAGCACAGGTGTTCAGGCAATGGCTTCATCATCATTGCAAAGACCTCGAAGAAG GAAGGATGATGGAGAGAAACGGACGATGAGGGTACCTGCTCCAAGGATGGGAAATACTGAAATCCCACCTGAGGATGGTTACACTTGGAGGAAATATGGTCAGAAAGAAATCTTAGCATCAAATTACCCTCG GGGCTATTACAGGTGCACCCACCAAAAATTGTATCATTGTCCTGCCAAGAAACAAGTGCAAAGACTAGATGATGATCCCTACACCTTTGAAGTTACCTACCGGGGAGATCATACTTGCCACATGTCTTCTACAGCACCATCTATTCCTCCACCTCCAGAATTTTCACAGGAGATGATGCAGACGATGGCTGCCCATCATCCTCCACCGTGGCTGGAATTTAGTTTGGGTGCTGGAGGAAGCGGTGGCAGTAGCAGCAGCACAGGTGCAGGTCCCTCCACGACGACGACCACGGTCCATGAATTTCCTGTAGCAGATTTGGCTGATGTTATGTTTAACTCTGGGAGCAGCAGTACCAACAGCATGGAATTGATCTTCACTTCCATGGAGGATAAATGGGACCGAGGGGACAAGAATAATTAA
- the LOC8259513 gene encoding uncharacterized protein LOC8259513, with the protein MEAIQSWVSNHKLASIGAFWATAVGGSFAYSRSRTPLKPSLRLIHARMHAQALTLAVLSGAAIYHYYEKQGENADAVSSSSSSPGFTNSA; encoded by the exons ATGGAGGCAATTCAATCTTGGGTTTCAAATCACAAGCTTGCCAGCATTG GAGCATTTTGGGCAACAGCAGTTGGTGGATCATTTGCTTATTCACGTTCGAGAACTCCTCTTAAGCCAAGTCTCAGGCTCATCCATGCTAg GATGCATGCACAAGCTTTAACATTGGCAGTCCTGTCTGGTGCAGCAATCTACCATTACTATGAGAAGCAAGGAGAGAATGCTGATgctgtttcttcttcttcttcttctcctggATTTACAAATTCTGCTTAG
- the LOC8259510 gene encoding BTB/POZ domain-containing protein At3g56230, producing MDCSICSSMPTILRPPRNTICGACYEGAKTVITLMNKFDSDKGSDRPISSVVSFPNSCKPQPLANVAKWMNNMKETEDELNEKINFLSGFVALFRQQILTDIQLIPGNGGPSVSAHRALLAARSEIFRNMLDSDACKAPADDTITLAELNHEELETLLEFLYSGSLATEKVEKHIYSLTLAADKYEIQFLLKFCERYMLRSLDSSNALDVLEISDVCSNKILKETALNFIAKNLEDIVFSAKYEGFVSKNPHLAVHITRSFLMDAKSRRRNESIA from the exons ATGGACTGTTCCATTTGCAGTTCAATGCCCACTATTCTTAGGCCACCAAGAAATACCATATGTGGAGCATGCTACGAGGGAGCTAAGACTGTAATCACATTGATGAACAAGTTTGACAGTGATAAAGGAAGCGACAGGCCCATTTCCTCTGTCGTTTCTTTCCCAAATTCGTGTAAG CCTCAGCCACTAGCAAATGTTGCAAAATGGATGAACAATATGAAGGAAACAGAGGATGAACTGAATGAGAAAATTAATTTCCTTAGTGGATTTGTTGCTTTATTCAGACAACAAATTCTCACAGACATCCAACTCATTCCTGGCAATGGTGGACCTTCCGTTTCTGCTCATAGAGCCTTACTG GCAGCAAGATCAGAAATATTCAGGAACATGCTAGACTCAGATGCATGCAAAGCCCCAGCAGATGACACAATAACACTTGCTGAACTGAATCATGAAGAGCTTGAAACTCTGCTTGAATTTCTTTATAGTGGAAGCTTGGCAACAGAGAAGGTGGAGAAACATATCTACTCATTGACATTAGCAGCTGATAAATATGAAATCCAATTCTTGCTAAAATTCTGTGAACGATACATGCTTCGATCTCTGGATTCATCTAATGCTCTTGATGTTCTTGAGATATCAGATGTTTGttctaacaaaatattaaaggaGACTGCATTGAATTTTATTGCTAAGAATTTGGAGGATATAGTTTTTTCAGCTAAGTATGAAGGATTTGTTTCCAAGAATCCACATCTAGCTGTGCATATTACAAGGTCTTTTTTGATGGATGCCAAAAGCAGGAGGAGGAATGAGAGCATTGcttga
- the LOC8259511 gene encoding APO protein 1, chloroplastic isoform X1 → MLQQLPAVSPTLWNPSTKGLCLGIMEFRSPQLSTLSSENLRLKFGLQQLQKGVPQISKTFICAYQRPRQKQNVNKQESYPQNVDLPPILPKKKKKPYPIPFRLIQKAARRDKKLAEMGIEKPLEPPKNGLLVSDLIPVAYEVLDAWKVLIKGVTQLSHVIPVYSCSECSEVHVAHTGHCIQDCLGQTSAKRHSFHSWIKGSIDDVLVPVESYHLYDPFGRRIKHETRFDYDRIPAVVELCIQAGVDKPEYPSRRRTNPVRMIGKKVIDRGGYVEEPTPWRSGNPTAPIDFDTYRACERFSPPSLEYVPRIAQETIDAFEIVRSGVRKLMRKYTVKACGYCSEVHVGPWGHNVKLCGEFKHQWRDGKHGWQDATLEEVFPPKYVWHVRDPKGPPLKGALKKFYGKAPAVVEMCMQAGAEIPEKYKPMMRLDIMIPETDEAKLVA, encoded by the exons ATGCTCCAGCAGCTGCCAGCAGTATCTCCTACTTTATGGAATCCCTCTACAAAGG GTCTTTGCTTAGGCATCATGGAGTTCAGAAGTCCTCAATTATCTACTCTAAGTTCAGAAAATCTTAGGTTGAAG TTTGGGCTTCAGCAGCTTCAGAAAGGCGTACCTCAAATTTCAAAGACTTTCATCTGTGCTTACCAGAGACCCAGACAAAAGCAAAATGTAAATAAACAAGAATCATATCCACAGAACGTGGATCTTCCACCCATActaccaaagaagaaaaagaagccaTATCCCATTCCTTTCAGGCTGATCCAGAAGGCTGCAAGGAGAGACAAAAAACTTGCAGAAATGGGTATTGAAAAGCCTCTTGAACCTCCAAAAAACGGATTACTGGTATCTGATCTTATTCCTGTAGCATATGAGGTGCTGGATGCTTGGAAAGTTTTGATAAAAGGAGTTACACAGCTCTCACATGTCATTCCTGTATATTCTTGCAG TGAGTGCTCGGAAGTTCATGTGGCCCATACAGGCCACTGCATCCAGGACTGTCTCGGTCAAACTAGTGCAAAGCGCCATAGTTTCCACTCATGGATCAAGGGTTCAATCGATGATGTTCTTGTCCCTGTTGAGTCATATCATCTATATGACCCCTTTGGCCGGCGCATTAAGCATGAAACTCGGTTTGACTACGACAGAATTCCAGCTGTTGTTGAACTCTGCATCCAGGCTGGTGTAGATAAACCAGAGTATCCTTCTCGCCGAAGAACAAATCCTGTCAGAATGATTGGAAAGAAAGTGATAGACAGAGGTGGATATGTTGAGGAGCCAACACCATGGCGTTCCGGAAATCCAACTGCCCCTATTGATTTTGATACTTATAGGGCTTGTGAGCGATTTTCACCTCCTTCATTGGAATATGTACCTAGGATTGCACAGGAGACAATTGATGCATTTGAAATTGTTAGATCGGGTGTGAGGAAGTTAATGAGGAAATACACTGTCAAGGCATGTGGGTATTGCTCAGAGGTTCATGTGGGACCTTGGGGTCACAATGTTAAGCTTTGTGGGGAATTCAAGCACCAGTGGAGGGATGGAAAACATGGTTGGCAGGATGCTACTCTTGAGGAAGTTTTCCCACCTAAATATGTGTGGCATGTTAGAGATCCCAAAGGGCCTCCTTTGAAGGGTGCACTCAAAAAGTTTTATGGCAAGGCTCCAGCTGTGGTTGAAATGTGCATGCAGGCTGGAGCAGAGATTCCTGAAAAGTACAAGCCTATGATGAGGCTTGATATTATGATACCTGAAACTGATGAAGCAAAGTTAGTTGCATGA
- the LOC8259512 gene encoding pentatricopeptide repeat-containing protein At1g09410, mitochondrial codes for MSVSRLYRRLLNFPATFQSLRHLNRSFSSLKTPNPSKITTRIPFPVFASDTYESNVKISNLGLRGKVKEARKVFDEMPRRDAVSYASMITVYLKNKDLPQAEILFREIPERNVVADSAMISGYVRAGRLDKARQVFDQMVERNVFSWTSLVSGYFKIGNVDEAMRLFNQMPEKNVVSWTTAVVGYAQNGFIDEARDIFNQMPEKNIVAWTAMVKSYVENDEIDEAFELFYQMPQRNLYSWNIMISGCINANRLNEAIQLFNSMPQRNEVSWTTLVTGLARNGMMELARKYFDHMPTKDIAAWNAMITAYVDQGSMAEASDLFNLMPEKNIVSWNALIDGYARNGPESNSLRYLILMLRSNFKPNETTITSVLTACDSILELMQAHGLVIHLGFEQDKVLANGLVTTYSRCGDVLSARFIFDQLEIKDIVSWTAMILAYSNHGCGPHALQVFARMLRSGAKPDGITFVGLLSACSHAGLVKKGQMLFDSMSCAYGVEPRAEHYSCLVDILGRAGEMNKAMKVVSEMPPHECDGAVLGALLGACRLHKDVGLANHIGEKLIEKEPTSSGSYVLLANAYAACGKWNEFAEVRKEMKERNVKKEPGFSQIEVKGKSHVFFVRDRSHPQLEEIYLFLDEKLLPLMREMGYTPESSPAPLPA; via the coding sequence ATGTCTGTCTCTCGTCTTTATCGTCGATTATTAAACTTTCCCGCCACGTTTCAGTCTCTTCGCCATTTAAATCGTTCATTTTCTTCTCTCAAAACACCCAACCCATCAAAGATCACCACTCGTATCCCCTTTCCAGTTTTTGCTTCAGATACATATGAAAGTAACGTAAAGATTAGTAATTTAGGCCTTCGTGGCAAAGTCAAAGAAGCACGGAAGGTGTTTGATGAGATGCCGCGAAGGGACGCTGTTTCTTATGCTTCCATGATTACAGTTTACTTGAAAAACAAGGATCTTCCCCAGGCTGAGATACTTTTTAGGGAAATCCCAGAAAGGAATGTCGTTGCTGATTCTGCAATGATTAGTGGGTATGTTCGGGCAGGCCGCCTCGATAAGGCTCGCCAAGTGTTTGATCAAATGGTGGAGAGAAATGTGTTTTCTTGGACCAGTTTGGTTTCTGGATATTTTAAGATTGGGAATGTCGATGAGGCAATGAGGCTTTTTAATCAAATGCCTGAGAAGAATGTAGTTTCTTGGACTACTGCGGTTGTGGGTTATGCTCAAAATGGTTTCATAGATGAAGCTCgtgatatttttaatcaaatgcCGGAGAAAAATATTGTTGCTTGGACTGCGATGGTTAAGTCTTATGTTGAGAATGATGAAATTGATGAGGCTTTTGAACTTTTCTATCAGATGCCTCAACGGAATTTATACTCTTGGAACATTATGATTTCAGGTTGTATAAATGCTAATAGATTGAATGAAGCTATTCAACTCTTTAATTCCATGCCTCAAAGGAATGAAGTTTCTTGGACAACACTAGTTACGGGTTTGGCACGAAATGGAATGATGGAACTTGCAAGGAAGTATTTTGATCATATGCCTACAAAGGATATTGCAGCATGGAATGCTATGATCACAGCATATGTTGATCAAGGCAGCATGGCTGAAGCTAGTGACCTTTTCAATTTGATGCCTGAAAAGAATATTGTAAGTTGGAACGCATTGATTGATGGATATGCAAGAAATGGGCCTGAAAGTAATTCCTTAAGGTACCTAATACTCATGCTTCGATCTAACTTTAAGCCAAATGAGACTACTATCACCAGCGTGCTGACAGCATGCGATAGCATATTGGAGCTAATGCAAGCTCACGGCCTGGTGATCCATCTTGGGTTTGAGCAAGATAAGGTTCTCGCCAATGGTCTTGTCACTACGTATTCTAGATGTGGGGATGTCCTTTCAGCTAGGTTTATTTTTGATCAGCTAGAGATCAAGGACATTGTGTCATGGACTGCAATGATATTAGCTTATTCAAACCATGGATGTGGCCCTCATGCATTACAAGTATTTGCACGCATGCTGAGATCTGGAGCCAAACCTGATGGGATTACATTTGTTGGGTTGTTATCAGCTTGTAGCCATGCAGGCCTTGTGAAGAAAGGTCAAATGCTCTTTGATTCAATGAGTTGTGCTTATGGTGTAGAACCAAGGGCGGAACATTATTCCTGCCTTGTAGACATCCTTGGCCGGGCAGGAGAAATGAACAAGGCAATGAAAGTAGTCTCTGAAATGCCTCCACATGAGTGTGATGGTGCTGTTCTTGGTGCATTGTTAGGTGCCTGCAGATTGCATAAGGATGTTGGATTGGCAAATCATATTGGTGAAAAGCTAATAGAGAAAGAGCCAACTAGCTCTGGAAGTTATGTACTCTTGGCTAATGCATATGCAGCATGCGGGAAGTGGAATGAGTTTGCAGAAGTAAGGAAAGAGATGAAGGAAAGGAATGTCAAGAAAGAACCTGGTTTCAGTCAAATAGAAGTGAAGGGCAAGAGCCACGTTTTTTTCGTTAGGGACAGATCTCATCCTCAACTTGAGgaaatttatcttttcctTGATGAGAAGCTGCTACCCCTAATGCGGGAGATGGGCTACACTCCAGAAAGCTCACCTGCCCCCTTACCAGCTTAA
- the LOC8259516 gene encoding WRKY transcription factor 55 isoform X2 — protein MDEFISLILHGVKLAKDLEPSLQNLATQQDMLSKLDEIIRVFITARKMLNAQDSSSHHQMLFRELQQQPNQVDQTIQDWLRTKSIMELFQTQAPLLEKKSSPGGGIDIDTVPTELGGSTGVQAMASSSLQRPRRRGYYRCTHQKLYHCPAKKQVQRLDDDPYTFEVTYRGDHTCHMSSTAPSIPPPPEFSQEMMQTMAAHHPPPWLEFSLGAGGSGGSSSSTGAGPSTTTTTVHEFPVADLADVMFNSGSSSTNSMELIFTSMEDKWDRGDKNN, from the exons ATGGATGAGTTCATTTCTCTGATCCTTCATGGAGTCAAGTTAGCTAAAGATCTTGAACCAAGCCTACAAAACTTAGCTACCCAACAGGACATGCTTTCTAAGTTGGATGAAATCATTAGGGTTTTCATTACTGCTAGGAAAATGTTGAATGCTCAAGACTCAAGTTCGCACCATCAAATGCTGTTTCGTGAACTGCAGCAGCAACCTAATCAGGTTGATCAAACCATACAGGATTGGCTAAGGACCAAATcaattatggagttgtttcaAACGCAAGCACCGTTGCTAGAGAAAAAGTCATCTCCAGGTGGTGGGATAGATATTGATACTGTGCCGACAGAATTGGGTGGCAGCACAGGTGTTCAGGCAATGGCTTCATCATCATTGCAAAGACCTCGAAGAAG GGGCTATTACAGGTGCACCCACCAAAAATTGTATCATTGTCCTGCCAAGAAACAAGTGCAAAGACTAGATGATGATCCCTACACCTTTGAAGTTACCTACCGGGGAGATCATACTTGCCACATGTCTTCTACAGCACCATCTATTCCTCCACCTCCAGAATTTTCACAGGAGATGATGCAGACGATGGCTGCCCATCATCCTCCACCGTGGCTGGAATTTAGTTTGGGTGCTGGAGGAAGCGGTGGCAGTAGCAGCAGCACAGGTGCAGGTCCCTCCACGACGACGACCACGGTCCATGAATTTCCTGTAGCAGATTTGGCTGATGTTATGTTTAACTCTGGGAGCAGCAGTACCAACAGCATGGAATTGATCTTCACTTCCATGGAGGATAAATGGGACCGAGGGGACAAGAATAATTAA